A part of Leucoraja erinacea ecotype New England unplaced genomic scaffold, Leri_hhj_1 Leri_514S, whole genome shotgun sequence genomic DNA contains:
- the LOC129693977 gene encoding CD209 antigen-like protein C isoform X4 yields MEGKDIYEDATAFHIDEQNGDEFEPRDLKPEHWTRRADTARRNLPPKIIYTLLGICIVVSVLSLAIALALMAQMGEIKRSDADFRMESSQWKNNVTGNVENATSSLSDVQAEIALLRELAGNLEKAIAQLSNLQTEIPWQRESVHSCPEQWTKFKQSCYLFSSSLKSWEVAGRTCASADAHLVVINNAEEQGFIKNTTNVRRWIGLSDSASEGDWRWVDGTDYKSSVKFWNEGEPNNANNAEHCGEMFGDGRWNDQSCNYNQEWICEKPAQ; encoded by the exons ATGGAAGGAAAAGACATTTATGAAGATGCCACTGCGTTTCACATCGATGAGCAGAATGGAGACGAATTTGAGCCGAGAGATCTGAAGCCAG AACATTGGACCCGAAGAGCAGATACTGCACGACGAAATCTACCACCCAAGATTATCTACACTCTTCTGGGTATCTGCATCGTAGTGTCAGTTCTGTCGCTTGCTATTGCGTTGGCACTGA TGGCACAGATGGGTGAAATAAAGAGGTCAGATGCTGACTTTCGGATGGAAAGTTCCCAATGGAAGAACAATG TTACAGGAAACGTTGAGAACGCAACCAGCTCACTCTCCGACGTTCAGGCTGAGATTGCACTACTGAGAGAGC TTGCAGGGAACCTTGAGAAGGCAATTGCCCAACTCTCCAACCTCCAGACTGAGATTCCATGGCAGAGGGAAA GTGTGCATTCTTGTCCCGAGCAATGGACCAAGTTCAAGCAAAGCTGTTATCTCTTTTCCTCAAGCTTGAAGAGCTGGGAGGTGGCCGGAAGAACCTGCGCATCAGCGGACGCCCACCTTGTTGTCATTAATAATGCCGAAGAGCAG GGCTTTATAAAGAACACAACTAATGTCCGTCGGTGGATTGGTCTGAGTGATTCGGCCTCTGAAGGTGACTGGCGCTGGGTAGATGGAACCGATTATAAATCCTCTGTAAA GTTTTGGAATGAGGGAGAACCCAATAATGCGAACAATGCGGAACACTGTGGGGAAATGTTTGGTGATGGACGTTGGAATGACCAATCGTGCAACTATAATCAGGAGTGGATCTGTGAGAAACCAGCACAGTGA
- the LOC129693977 gene encoding C-type lectin domain family 4 member M-like isoform X3 has product MEGKDIYEDATAFHIDEQNGDEFEPRDLKPEHWTRRADTARRNLPPKIIYTLLGICIVVSVLSLAIALALMAQMGEIKRSDADFRMESSQWKNNVTGNVEKATSSLSDVQAEVALLRELTGNVENATSSLSDVQAEIALLRELAGNLEKAIAQLSNLQTEIPWQRESVHSCPEQWTKFKQSCYLFSSSLKSWEVAGRTCASADAHLVVINNAEEQGFIKNTTNVRRWIGLSDSASEGDWRWVDGTDYKSSVKFWNEGEPNNANNAEHCGEMFGDGRWNDQSCNYNQEWICEKPAQ; this is encoded by the exons ATGGAAGGAAAAGACATTTATGAAGATGCCACTGCGTTTCACATCGATGAGCAGAATGGAGACGAATTTGAGCCGAGAGATCTGAAGCCAG AACATTGGACCCGAAGAGCAGATACTGCACGACGAAATCTACCACCCAAGATTATCTACACTCTTCTGGGTATCTGCATCGTAGTGTCAGTTCTGTCGCTTGCTATTGCGTTGGCACTGA TGGCACAGATGGGTGAAATAAAGAGGTCAGATGCTGACTTTCGGATGGAAAGTTCCCAATGGAAGAACAATG TTACAGGAAACGTTGAGAAAGCAACCAGCTCACTCTCCGACGTTCAGGCTGAGGTTGCACTGCTGAGAGAGC TTACAGGAAACGTTGAGAACGCAACCAGCTCACTCTCCGACGTTCAGGCTGAGATTGCACTACTGAGAGAGC TTGCAGGGAACCTTGAGAAGGCAATTGCCCAACTCTCCAACCTCCAGACTGAGATTCCATGGCAGAGGGAAA GTGTGCATTCTTGTCCCGAGCAATGGACCAAGTTCAAGCAAAGCTGTTATCTCTTTTCCTCAAGCTTGAAGAGCTGGGAGGTGGCCGGAAGAACCTGCGCATCAGCGGACGCCCACCTTGTTGTCATTAATAATGCCGAAGAGCAG GGCTTTATAAAGAACACAACTAATGTCCGTCGGTGGATTGGTCTGAGTGATTCGGCCTCTGAAGGTGACTGGCGCTGGGTAGATGGAACCGATTATAAATCCTCTGTAAA GTTTTGGAATGAGGGAGAACCCAATAATGCGAACAATGCGGAACACTGTGGGGAAATGTTTGGTGATGGACGTTGGAATGACCAATCGTGCAACTATAATCAGGAGTGGATCTGTGAGAAACCAGCACAGTGA
- the LOC129693977 gene encoding CD209 antigen-like protein C isoform X5 → MEGKDIYEDATAFHIDEQNGDEFEPRDLKPEHWTRRADTARRNLPPKIIYTLLGICIVVSVLSLAIALALMAQMGEIKRSDADFRMESSQWKNNVTGNVEKATSSLSDVQAEIALLRELAGNLEKAIAQLSNLQTEIPWQRESVHSCPEQWTKFKQSCYLFSSSLKSWEVAGRTCASADAHLVVINNAEEQGFIKNTTNVRRWIGLSDSASEGDWRWVDGTDYKSSVKFWNEGEPNNANNAEHCGEMFGDGRWNDQSCNYNQEWICEKPAQ, encoded by the exons ATGGAAGGAAAAGACATTTATGAAGATGCCACTGCGTTTCACATCGATGAGCAGAATGGAGACGAATTTGAGCCGAGAGATCTGAAGCCAG AACATTGGACCCGAAGAGCAGATACTGCACGACGAAATCTACCACCCAAGATTATCTACACTCTTCTGGGTATCTGCATCGTAGTGTCAGTTCTGTCGCTTGCTATTGCGTTGGCACTGA TGGCACAGATGGGTGAAATAAAGAGGTCAGATGCTGACTTTCGGATGGAAAGTTCCCAATGGAAGAACAATG TTACAGGAAACGTTGAGAAAGCAACCAGCTCACTCTCCGACGTTCAGGCTGAGATTGCACTGCTGAGAGAGC TTGCAGGGAACCTTGAGAAGGCAATTGCCCAACTCTCCAACCTCCAGACTGAGATTCCATGGCAGAGGGAAA GTGTGCATTCTTGTCCCGAGCAATGGACCAAGTTCAAGCAAAGCTGTTATCTCTTTTCCTCAAGCTTGAAGAGCTGGGAGGTGGCCGGAAGAACCTGCGCATCAGCGGACGCCCACCTTGTTGTCATTAATAATGCCGAAGAGCAG GGCTTTATAAAGAACACAACTAATGTCCGTCGGTGGATTGGTCTGAGTGATTCGGCCTCTGAAGGTGACTGGCGCTGGGTAGATGGAACCGATTATAAATCCTCTGTAAA GTTTTGGAATGAGGGAGAACCCAATAATGCGAACAATGCGGAACACTGTGGGGAAATGTTTGGTGATGGACGTTGGAATGACCAATCGTGCAACTATAATCAGGAGTGGATCTGTGAGAAACCAGCACAGTGA
- the LOC129693977 gene encoding C-type lectin domain family 4 member M-like isoform X2, whose amino-acid sequence MEGKDIYEDATAFHIDEQNGDEFEPRDLKPEHWTRRADTARRNLPPKIIYTLLGICIVVSVLSLAIALALMAQMGEIKRSDADFRMESSQWKNNVTGNVEKATSSLSDVQAEIALLRELTGNVEKATSSLSDVQAEVALLRELAGNLEKAIAQLSNLQTEIPWQRESVHSCPEQWTKFKQSCYLFSSSLKSWEVAGRTCASADAHLVVINNAEEQGFIKNTTNVRRWIGLSDSASEGDWRWVDGTDYKSSVKFWNEGEPNNANNAEHCGEMFGDGRWNDQSCNYNQEWICEKPAQ is encoded by the exons ATGGAAGGAAAAGACATTTATGAAGATGCCACTGCGTTTCACATCGATGAGCAGAATGGAGACGAATTTGAGCCGAGAGATCTGAAGCCAG AACATTGGACCCGAAGAGCAGATACTGCACGACGAAATCTACCACCCAAGATTATCTACACTCTTCTGGGTATCTGCATCGTAGTGTCAGTTCTGTCGCTTGCTATTGCGTTGGCACTGA TGGCACAGATGGGTGAAATAAAGAGGTCAGATGCTGACTTTCGGATGGAAAGTTCCCAATGGAAGAACAATG TTACAGGAAACGTTGAGAAAGCAACCAGCTCACTCTCCGACGTTCAGGCTGAGATTGCACTGCTGAGAGAGC TTACAGGAAACGTTGAGAAAGCAACCAGCTCACTCTCCGACGTTCAGGCTGAGGTTGCACTGCTGAGAGAGC TTGCAGGGAACCTTGAGAAGGCAATTGCCCAACTCTCCAACCTCCAGACTGAGATTCCATGGCAGAGGGAAA GTGTGCATTCTTGTCCCGAGCAATGGACCAAGTTCAAGCAAAGCTGTTATCTCTTTTCCTCAAGCTTGAAGAGCTGGGAGGTGGCCGGAAGAACCTGCGCATCAGCGGACGCCCACCTTGTTGTCATTAATAATGCCGAAGAGCAG GGCTTTATAAAGAACACAACTAATGTCCGTCGGTGGATTGGTCTGAGTGATTCGGCCTCTGAAGGTGACTGGCGCTGGGTAGATGGAACCGATTATAAATCCTCTGTAAA GTTTTGGAATGAGGGAGAACCCAATAATGCGAACAATGCGGAACACTGTGGGGAAATGTTTGGTGATGGACGTTGGAATGACCAATCGTGCAACTATAATCAGGAGTGGATCTGTGAGAAACCAGCACAGTGA
- the LOC129693977 gene encoding C-type lectin domain family 4 member M-like isoform X1: MEGKDIYEDATAFHIDEQNGDEFEPRDLKPEHWTRRADTARRNLPPKIIYTLLGICIVVSVLSLAIALALMAQMGEIKRSDADFRMESSQWKNNVTGNVEKATSSLSDVQAEIALLRELTGNVEKATSSLSDVQAEVALLRELTGNVENATSSLSDVQAEIALLRELAGNLEKAIAQLSNLQTEIPWQRESVHSCPEQWTKFKQSCYLFSSSLKSWEVAGRTCASADAHLVVINNAEEQGFIKNTTNVRRWIGLSDSASEGDWRWVDGTDYKSSVKFWNEGEPNNANNAEHCGEMFGDGRWNDQSCNYNQEWICEKPAQ, translated from the exons ATGGAAGGAAAAGACATTTATGAAGATGCCACTGCGTTTCACATCGATGAGCAGAATGGAGACGAATTTGAGCCGAGAGATCTGAAGCCAG AACATTGGACCCGAAGAGCAGATACTGCACGACGAAATCTACCACCCAAGATTATCTACACTCTTCTGGGTATCTGCATCGTAGTGTCAGTTCTGTCGCTTGCTATTGCGTTGGCACTGA TGGCACAGATGGGTGAAATAAAGAGGTCAGATGCTGACTTTCGGATGGAAAGTTCCCAATGGAAGAACAATG TTACAGGAAACGTTGAGAAAGCAACCAGCTCACTCTCCGACGTTCAGGCTGAGATTGCACTGCTGAGAGAGC TTACAGGAAACGTTGAGAAAGCAACCAGCTCACTCTCCGACGTTCAGGCTGAGGTTGCACTGCTGAGAGAGC TTACAGGAAACGTTGAGAACGCAACCAGCTCACTCTCCGACGTTCAGGCTGAGATTGCACTACTGAGAGAGC TTGCAGGGAACCTTGAGAAGGCAATTGCCCAACTCTCCAACCTCCAGACTGAGATTCCATGGCAGAGGGAAA GTGTGCATTCTTGTCCCGAGCAATGGACCAAGTTCAAGCAAAGCTGTTATCTCTTTTCCTCAAGCTTGAAGAGCTGGGAGGTGGCCGGAAGAACCTGCGCATCAGCGGACGCCCACCTTGTTGTCATTAATAATGCCGAAGAGCAG GGCTTTATAAAGAACACAACTAATGTCCGTCGGTGGATTGGTCTGAGTGATTCGGCCTCTGAAGGTGACTGGCGCTGGGTAGATGGAACCGATTATAAATCCTCTGTAAA GTTTTGGAATGAGGGAGAACCCAATAATGCGAACAATGCGGAACACTGTGGGGAAATGTTTGGTGATGGACGTTGGAATGACCAATCGTGCAACTATAATCAGGAGTGGATCTGTGAGAAACCAGCACAGTGA